One window of the Nothobranchius furzeri strain GRZ-AD chromosome 3, NfurGRZ-RIMD1, whole genome shotgun sequence genome contains the following:
- the emp3a gene encoding epithelial membrane protein 3: MVCLLISIIVLHLVSLAMLFTATLEKSWWIWTYSETSDLWRDCFYNNSTQVWVCATITENDWLQSVQALMVLSVVFSSVSLLVFLGQLVILPRGSLFYFTGLCQAFAGFTDFSACLIFSYHKKEILGVSKDVSQGHFGSCFIMAWLCVPLLHISGVLYVHLRKKQ; this comes from the exons ATGGTTTGTCTGCTCATCTCCATAATCGTGCTGCATCTGGTCAGTTTGGCCATGCTCTTCACCGCCACTCTGGAGAAG tcctggtGGATTTGGACATACTCAGAAACCAGTGACCTCTGGCGTGACTGTTTCTACAATAACTCCACACAAGTCTGGGTGTGCGCCACTATAACAGAAAATG ACTGGCTGCAGTCTGTCCAGGCTCTCATGGTCCTCTCCGTGGTCTTCTCCTCTGTCTCCCTTCTGGTTTTCCTGGGTCAGTTGGTCATCCTGCCCAGAGGAAGCCTCTTCTACTTCACAGGCCTCTGTCAGGCCTTTGCAG GTTTCACAGATTTTTCTGCTTGCCTCATCTTCAGCTACCACAAAAAAGAGATCTTGGGAGTCTCCAAGGATGTGAGCCAAGGACATTTTGGCAGCTGTTTCATCATGGCGTGGCTGTGCGTCCCTCTTCTTCATATCAGTGGAGTTTTGTACGTCCATCTGCGCAAAAAACAATGA